The genomic region AAGGTCGGCCAGCTGCAGGGGCAGGCCCTCGTCGACGGCATGAAGGCCAAGAAGGCGCAGGGCCCGTGGACGATCGAGCTGTTCTCCGGCTCGCCGGACGACAACAACTCGAAGGTCTTCTTCGACGGCGCGCTGTCTGTCCTCAAGCCCTTGATCGACAAGGGTGACATCGTTGTCGGATCCGATCAGAAGGACATCAAGCAGACCGCGATCCAGGGCTGGAAGGCCGAGAACGCCCAGCAGCGCATGGACTCGCTGCTGACCTCGACCTACAACGGCGGCAAGGAGCTCGACGGCGTCCTGTCGCCGAACGACACCCTCGCCCGCGCGATCCTCACCTCCGTGAAGGGCGCCGGCAAGCCGGTCCCGGTCGTCACCGGTCAGGACTCCGAGGTCGAGTCGGTGAAGTCGATCATGGCTGGCGCGCAGTACTCCACCATCAACAAGGACACGCGCAAGCTCGTCGCCGAGACGATCAGCATGGTCACAGCCCTGCAGAAGGGCGACCAGCCGCAGATCAACGACACCAAGTCGTACGACAACGGCTCCAAGGTCGTCCCGGCCTACCTCCTCCAGCCGGTCATCGTGACCAAGCAGAACGCGGCCGAGGCCTACGCCAACGACCCCAAGCTGTCCCCGCTCACCAAGTAACACACCACCCTGCGACGTCGCGCCCCGGCAGTGCTCCGGGGCGCGACGACCCGGCAGGCCATGCGGACAGGCGTGAGACAACGCGATCGACCCCGGCGACGCGGTGACGCCTGCCCGCGAGAAGTCCCGAGAGAAAGAATGGATGCGCTCGTGTACGGAGCACTCGACATCGGTGGTACCAAGATCGCCGGAGGGCTCGTCGACGCCGACGGCCACCTGGTGGCCCGGTCGCAGTGCGCCACCCCGGCC from Streptomyces sp. NBC_00190 harbors:
- a CDS encoding sugar-binding protein; translated protein: MRRIITRGIAAVGAVALLTMGTACSNEREGSTGTGSADAKGFAKDSLVGVALPSKTSENWVLAGDLFTDGLKAAGFKVDVQYAGASTTVADQQSQISAMVTKGAKVIVVGATDASQLATQVAQAKQAGAAVIAYDRLITNTRDVDYYIAFDNFKVGQLQGQALVDGMKAKKAQGPWTIELFSGSPDDNNSKVFFDGALSVLKPLIDKGDIVVGSDQKDIKQTAIQGWKAENAQQRMDSLLTSTYNGGKELDGVLSPNDTLARAILTSVKGAGKPVPVVTGQDSEVESVKSIMAGAQYSTINKDTRKLVAETISMVTALQKGDQPQINDTKSYDNGSKVVPAYLLQPVIVTKQNAAEAYANDPKLSPLTK